In Lentilitoribacter sp. Alg239-R112, the following proteins share a genomic window:
- a CDS encoding gamma-glutamylcyclotransferase family protein: MDSNTTHHSQISSEVSLETTLASYGTLAPGEVNSNQMDGMVGTWSAGTVRGYLTHASKGAHIGLPALILDPNGDDIPVQIFKSKDLPAYWWRLDEFEGEGYRRVPVTVQTDEGEIMAYLYNVKPSFVASMDK, from the coding sequence ATGGATTCTAACACCACTCACCATTCCCAAATCAGTTCAGAAGTCTCGTTGGAAACAACATTGGCATCTTACGGCACGCTCGCGCCGGGGGAGGTGAATTCTAATCAGATGGACGGAATGGTAGGTACGTGGAGTGCTGGCACGGTGCGCGGATATTTGACCCATGCAAGCAAGGGAGCCCATATCGGCCTGCCAGCCCTCATTCTGGACCCGAATGGCGATGATATTCCCGTACAAATATTCAAATCCAAAGACTTGCCAGCCTACTGGTGGCGACTGGATGAGTTTGAAGGCGAAGGCTACAGGCGTGTACCTGTTACCGTTCAAACCGATGAGGGTGAAATTATGGCCTATCTCTATAACGTAAAACCCTCATTTGTAGCTTCGATGGATAAGTGA
- a CDS encoding DM13 domain-containing protein, which produces MRILLRLITHGIALAIGFAGGIYALPILIAPPSVDRAMLETSAKDATYQTSFIRELKGSDFLHWGEGDVSISMDKIVHQGTMAPGPDYKIYLTKEFVEDEDSFNAIKANSLRVGEVKTFDGFIADLGNDVDVEAYNTVVIWCETFGEFITAAKYR; this is translated from the coding sequence ATGCGCATATTACTTCGCCTCATCACCCACGGAATCGCACTTGCTATTGGCTTTGCAGGTGGTATTTACGCACTGCCTATACTCATAGCTCCACCGAGTGTTGATCGCGCCATGCTTGAGACATCGGCCAAAGATGCGACTTACCAGACAAGCTTTATACGTGAACTTAAAGGCAGTGATTTTTTACATTGGGGTGAAGGTGATGTGAGTATCTCAATGGATAAGATCGTTCACCAAGGCACAATGGCACCTGGTCCGGACTATAAAATCTATCTTACGAAGGAGTTCGTTGAAGATGAGGATAGTTTTAATGCGATTAAAGCCAACTCCTTGCGGGTTGGCGAGGTAAAGACCTTTGATGGTTTTATTGCTGATTTGGGAAATGATGTTGATGTCGAGGCGTACAACACCGTAGTTATATGGTGTGAAACTTTTGGTGAATTCATCACCGCCGCAAAATATAGGTAA
- a CDS encoding VOC family protein, with protein sequence MKCTQYYPVIMTDKVAETSEFYRKHFEFVPTFESDWYIHLQSSKDKAVNLAILQYDHATVPEPARHKVSGLLLNFEVEDVDAVYDRVSKEGVTILLPIKDEDFGQRHFITHDPNGILIDVIKPIPPSEEFLKQYSADAAPV encoded by the coding sequence ATGAAATGCACTCAATATTATCCCGTTATTATGACCGACAAAGTTGCCGAGACATCTGAGTTCTATCGTAAACATTTCGAATTTGTGCCAACTTTTGAAAGTGACTGGTACATCCACTTGCAATCCAGCAAGGATAAAGCAGTCAATCTAGCTATTTTGCAATATGATCATGCGACTGTGCCAGAGCCGGCAAGACATAAGGTTTCTGGCTTGCTACTCAATTTCGAAGTTGAAGATGTCGATGCTGTTTATGACAGAGTATCGAAAGAGGGGGTCACAATTCTGCTGCCAATCAAGGATGAAGATTTCGGTCAACGCCACTTCATTACACATGATCCAAACGGCATCTTGATCGATGTAATTAAGCCAATTCCGCCAAGCGAGGAGTTTTTAAAGCAATATAGCGCTGATGCTGCACCAGTGTGA
- a CDS encoding TetR/AcrR family transcriptional regulator: MDKAVEFIAKNGVENLSLRQLARELGVSHGAPARHFSNKAALLTAVATKGYSDMIVATQKVAQKHEDKDQIDLEDLLSPPEPCAHLRAMIKADVEWAKSNPKLFMAMRNPDVTRHADDTLKSAIACLSEKQLVAIKNAQSKGWSSQIDPKMLRLQILSTIAGLSSMLCDPFYHEFLVENELEDFIDHTIDNVLRDRKTS; this comes from the coding sequence ATGGATAAAGCCGTTGAATTTATTGCGAAAAACGGCGTGGAAAACTTGAGTCTCAGGCAACTAGCTCGAGAGTTGGGTGTCTCGCACGGCGCTCCAGCGCGCCACTTCTCAAACAAAGCGGCATTGCTCACAGCCGTTGCAACAAAGGGCTATAGCGATATGATTGTCGCGACACAAAAGGTTGCTCAAAAACATGAGGACAAAGATCAAATTGATCTCGAGGATCTACTCTCACCACCGGAACCTTGCGCGCATTTACGCGCCATGATCAAAGCAGATGTGGAGTGGGCGAAGAGCAATCCTAAGCTGTTTATGGCGATGCGAAATCCCGATGTTACGCGACACGCCGATGATACATTGAAATCAGCAATTGCTTGTTTGTCAGAGAAGCAATTGGTAGCAATAAAAAATGCTCAGAGCAAAGGATGGAGTAGCCAAATTGACCCCAAAATGCTCCGCCTGCAGATCCTTTCAACTATTGCAGGTCTGTCATCTATGCTCTGTGATCCGTTCTACCATGAGTTTCTTGTTGAAAACGAGCTGGAAGATTTTATCGATCATACAATAGATAATGTGCTTCGGGACCGCAAAACAAGCTAA
- a CDS encoding methyl-accepting chemotaxis protein — translation MRLSHQLLIAMSLATIIAIAATSITSVFVASDSLEKAYGDKLSAIADGRRNQLETYLQGLDDKLSGLAKNEVSLAALNMFKIGIEQVKTDNPTEALQGLINIERERDALVAFYKETGTMGYATQLNKFGPTLDQFATENALNDFYLINKNGMVVYTSKAGDEIGTNLIDGPYAETKLGILNKHITEAAVAKMEQAAGGEENTVEIEEQGGVKDTNQVFLEDFAPYELADNKPVAFIGLPVVDANQFFYGSIIVQVPQKQIAAILNNPTGLGKTGETILTSPDGTLLLDSWLTDEYDPLNTKIDLTAFPKVEGREVVQGTITDYRDMTAMISIADVHYDGATWHLAAVINKDEALEGTIEMEIAIATVAAITLIAALAFAFWFARSITRPISAVIGNMKELSSGNTEFELNGMTRKDEVGDIVRSVEGFRQAAIDKIRIEEDALANRSQSEKDRAANEEERIRSAAEVTQTVDQLAKGLETLASGNLVSTLDQPFMESMESVRHNFNTSLGKLREALASIDTGASSIRNVSSEISAATGDLSSRTERQAASLEEAAAAVQELTENVRSAAGQAQEAATLAKSAKTDTDQSSQVVSDAMSAMSRIEQASHDIGGIINVIDEIAFQTNLLALNAGVEAARAGEAGKGFAVVAQEVRELAGRSAEAAKEIKSLIDTSNNEVDQGVKLVKETGEVLEKISTNVSDIDTRISQVANSTSEQLDSIETVNSSVSELDQRIQQNAAMAEETTAATGHLVEEIDSLAQMVNAFDIGTDSKSANSSAARSTSNKTTNDNGLKQMAAKMKTTAPAPKVTAKPTPQPVANKAPIAAATNAAVAHVQDDDDWDEF, via the coding sequence ATGCGTCTCTCCCACCAATTGTTAATCGCAATGTCTCTTGCAACGATTATTGCTATCGCCGCAACCAGCATCACTAGCGTATTTGTAGCATCTGATAGCCTTGAGAAAGCCTATGGGGATAAACTATCTGCCATTGCAGATGGCAGACGAAATCAGCTTGAAACCTACCTGCAGGGCCTTGATGATAAGCTAAGTGGGCTGGCCAAGAACGAGGTATCTTTAGCTGCGCTGAACATGTTTAAAATCGGTATCGAGCAAGTTAAAACAGATAATCCGACTGAAGCTTTACAAGGTTTAATAAATATCGAACGAGAAAGAGATGCGCTGGTAGCGTTTTACAAAGAAACCGGCACAATGGGATATGCGACCCAACTCAATAAATTCGGACCTACTTTAGATCAGTTTGCAACGGAAAATGCTCTCAATGATTTTTATCTTATCAACAAAAACGGCATGGTTGTTTACACCTCTAAAGCTGGTGATGAAATCGGAACAAACTTGATAGATGGACCTTATGCTGAAACAAAACTCGGCATTTTGAACAAGCATATCACAGAGGCGGCTGTTGCAAAGATGGAACAAGCCGCAGGTGGTGAAGAAAATACAGTGGAAATTGAAGAGCAAGGTGGCGTCAAGGACACAAATCAGGTTTTTCTGGAAGATTTTGCACCATATGAATTAGCTGACAATAAACCTGTAGCATTTATTGGCTTGCCGGTCGTCGATGCAAATCAATTTTTCTACGGTTCAATCATCGTGCAAGTCCCGCAAAAACAGATAGCGGCCATACTGAATAACCCAACGGGCCTTGGTAAAACCGGAGAGACAATACTTACATCTCCTGATGGCACACTCCTGCTGGATTCATGGCTAACTGATGAGTATGACCCACTAAATACAAAAATTGACCTGACCGCGTTCCCGAAAGTTGAAGGTCGCGAGGTTGTTCAAGGAACCATTACTGATTACCGCGACATGACAGCTATGATATCGATTGCTGATGTGCATTACGATGGCGCAACATGGCATCTCGCTGCTGTTATAAATAAAGACGAGGCGCTTGAGGGCACCATCGAAATGGAAATTGCGATTGCGACAGTAGCCGCGATCACACTAATCGCCGCCCTCGCCTTTGCATTCTGGTTTGCGCGCAGCATTACACGTCCAATCAGTGCAGTTATTGGAAATATGAAAGAATTGTCTTCTGGTAATACTGAGTTTGAACTAAATGGCATGACACGTAAGGATGAAGTTGGCGATATCGTTCGCTCTGTTGAAGGTTTCCGCCAAGCTGCAATTGACAAAATCCGTATCGAAGAAGACGCACTGGCGAACCGTTCACAAAGTGAAAAAGATCGCGCAGCAAACGAAGAAGAGCGTATACGCAGTGCAGCCGAAGTCACACAGACCGTTGACCAATTAGCAAAAGGTCTGGAGACACTTGCTTCTGGCAATCTGGTTTCAACACTCGACCAACCATTTATGGAGAGTATGGAATCCGTTCGCCACAACTTTAATACGTCTCTTGGAAAACTACGCGAAGCCCTTGCCAGTATTGATACAGGCGCTAGCTCAATCCGTAATGTGTCCTCAGAAATTTCGGCAGCCACGGGTGACCTTTCAAGCCGCACTGAACGCCAGGCCGCATCTTTGGAAGAAGCTGCAGCTGCAGTTCAAGAGTTGACAGAAAATGTACGTAGTGCAGCAGGTCAAGCACAAGAAGCCGCAACATTGGCAAAATCGGCGAAAACGGATACTGACCAATCAAGTCAGGTTGTATCTGATGCAATGAGTGCAATGAGCCGCATTGAACAAGCATCACACGATATTGGTGGCATCATCAATGTGATTGATGAGATTGCATTCCAAACGAATCTTCTTGCACTCAATGCAGGTGTTGAAGCGGCCCGTGCCGGCGAGGCAGGCAAAGGCTTTGCCGTTGTTGCACAGGAGGTTCGCGAACTTGCTGGCCGCTCTGCGGAAGCTGCAAAGGAGATAAAAAGCCTAATTGATACATCCAATAACGAAGTTGATCAGGGCGTAAAACTGGTAAAAGAAACCGGTGAAGTGCTTGAAAAAATCTCAACGAACGTCTCCGATATCGATACACGTATCAGCCAAGTTGCTAACAGCACGAGTGAACAACTCGATAGTATCGAGACGGTGAACTCAAGCGTAAGCGAACTCGACCAACGTATCCAACAAAATGCTGCAATGGCAGAAGAAACAACAGCTGCAACCGGCCACCTAGTCGAAGAGATTGATAGTTTGGCACAAATGGTTAACGCCTTTGATATTGGAACAGACAGTAAATCTGCCAACTCAAGCGCAGCAAGAAGCACATCAAACAAAACAACCAACGACAATGGGCTAAAACAAATGGCTGCAAAAATGAAGACAACAGCCCCTGCCCCCAAAGTGACTGCAAAACCAACGCCTCAACCGGTCGCAAATAAAGCACCAATTGCAGCTGCAACAAATGCTGCCGTCGCCCACGTGCAGGATGATGATGATTGGGACGAATTTTAA
- a CDS encoding GNAT family N-acetyltransferase — translation MEANKTITISTDQRLIEFDRVCSFLQGTYWGAGRSPFAIRTSFENSVCFVALDEGKQIGFARVVTDHAFMAYIFDLFVFEEARGKGVAKMLMTAILDHPDLRNVSNFILGTDNAHALYRQFGFTNFKENGKLMVRRI, via the coding sequence ATGGAAGCTAATAAAACGATTACAATTTCAACCGATCAGAGACTGATCGAATTTGACCGTGTTTGCTCTTTTCTACAGGGAACTTACTGGGGGGCAGGGCGTTCGCCATTTGCTATCCGTACAAGTTTTGAAAACTCGGTCTGCTTTGTTGCCCTTGATGAAGGCAAGCAAATTGGCTTTGCCCGCGTGGTCACAGATCATGCATTTATGGCCTATATTTTCGATCTTTTTGTGTTTGAAGAAGCTCGTGGCAAGGGCGTTGCAAAGATGCTGATGACCGCCATTTTAGATCATCCGGACTTGCGTAACGTTTCGAACTTTATATTAGGTACTGATAACGCGCACGCGCTTTACCGGCAATTTGGTTTCACCAACTTTAAGGAAAATGGCAAACTGATGGTGCGCCGCATATAG
- a CDS encoding DUF6544 family protein: MMWLGYGLAILVAIFLVLSTWRQMDHRADQAAWNMLSGTSEDEFQVFDHEMIRDLPEPAQRYFTYTIAKGTVLHRVVQIEMNGEMGLGTIDAPNYKPMKATQILAPPYGLVWKLKSGAISGSDGATPETSWTRFWLFNFIPVVRAGSADQRRSAFGRVVAEASFWAPASLLPNKFVKWEALSNDSARAIVAYGEFTQAVDIEVDEEGAPKRVIIQRWSNENPEKEFREQPFGGELSQFQNFAGYRLPTRVTGGNHIGTDAYFPFFKANVTSISFPLSR; encoded by the coding sequence ATGATGTGGTTAGGTTATGGGTTGGCAATCCTTGTTGCCATTTTCCTCGTTTTATCTACATGGCGGCAGATGGATCATCGCGCCGATCAAGCTGCATGGAACATGCTTTCAGGCACGTCCGAGGATGAGTTTCAGGTATTTGATCATGAAATGATCCGCGATTTGCCAGAGCCAGCCCAACGGTATTTTACGTACACAATTGCGAAGGGCACTGTTTTACATAGAGTTGTGCAGATTGAAATGAATGGAGAAATGGGATTGGGCACCATCGATGCTCCCAATTACAAACCCATGAAAGCCACTCAAATACTTGCGCCTCCTTACGGGCTTGTATGGAAACTGAAATCCGGTGCAATTAGCGGCTCAGATGGCGCAACGCCTGAAACGTCATGGACCAGGTTTTGGTTGTTTAATTTCATTCCGGTCGTACGTGCAGGAAGTGCAGATCAACGTCGATCGGCCTTCGGGCGCGTTGTGGCTGAGGCTTCATTTTGGGCACCCGCCAGCTTGCTCCCAAATAAGTTTGTGAAATGGGAAGCCTTGTCAAATGACAGTGCTCGGGCAATCGTAGCATATGGTGAGTTCACCCAAGCCGTTGATATAGAAGTTGATGAGGAGGGCGCGCCCAAACGTGTGATAATTCAACGCTGGAGCAACGAAAACCCTGAGAAAGAGTTTCGTGAACAGCCATTTGGCGGTGAATTATCGCAGTTCCAAAATTTTGCAGGTTATCGCCTCCCAACGCGCGTTACCGGAGGAAACCATATCGGCACAGATGCCTATTTCCCGTTCTTTAAAGCAAATGTGACAAGCATTTCATTTCCGCTTTCCAGGTGA
- a CDS encoding DUF302 domain-containing protein codes for MTSFTAQASDLVTKISPHSVNDTMDRLVAAVEKAGATVFARVDHAKGAMSIDAELAPNQMLVFGNPKLGTPIMQQNPAAGLDLPIRVVVFQDTDGKTNVAYHNPSRIADDHGIPADFKALQMMGGAVDKLTGAATAE; via the coding sequence ATGACTTCTTTTACTGCGCAAGCGTCTGATCTTGTTACCAAAATTAGCCCACACTCTGTTAACGATACGATGGACAGACTTGTGGCTGCTGTTGAAAAAGCGGGTGCGACTGTGTTTGCGCGAGTTGACCATGCAAAAGGCGCGATGAGCATTGATGCTGAACTTGCTCCAAACCAGATGCTTGTTTTTGGAAACCCTAAACTGGGTACACCAATCATGCAGCAAAACCCTGCCGCCGGCCTTGATCTGCCAATTCGCGTTGTTGTCTTCCAAGATACAGACGGCAAAACAAACGTTGCCTATCACAACCCAAGCCGCATTGCAGATGATCACGGCATTCCCGCTGATTTCAAAGCATTGCAAATGATGGGTGGCGCGGTTGATAAACTGACTGGCGCAGCAACCGCTGAATAA
- a CDS encoding NAD-dependent epimerase/dehydratase family protein: MKIAVLGGDGFVGWPTCLHLSDKGHEVHIIDNLSRRWIDTELGVQSLTPMDSIQERTRIWHEETGRRIHFHLIDLAKDYDVLKNWLAEHRPDAIVHFAEQRAAPYSMKSDRHKNYTVNNNVSGTHNLLNAMVEIGLDAHLVHLGTMGVYGYSTVGAAIPEGYLPVGIETMDGETVKQDILYPANPGSIYHMTKCLDQLLFQFYAKNDQVRITDLHQGIVWGTHTEQTRVHPQLINRFDYDGDYGTVLNRFLIQAAIDFPLTVHGTGGQTRAFIHIQDSVRCIELALNETPKAGDPVRIFNQMTETHRVRDLAEMIANLTGAKIAYLPNPRKEAVENELVVKNDQFLALGLDPITLENGLLDEVMEVAKKFAYRVDRSRIPAVSAWTKDISKTVEADPEKLGLKIVS; encoded by the coding sequence ATGAAAATTGCAGTTCTTGGCGGAGATGGTTTTGTAGGCTGGCCGACATGTTTGCATCTGTCCGACAAAGGGCATGAGGTTCATATTATTGATAACCTCTCACGCCGATGGATCGATACAGAGCTGGGTGTTCAATCTCTCACACCAATGGATTCCATTCAGGAACGGACCCGCATCTGGCACGAAGAAACAGGGCGTCGCATTCATTTTCATTTGATTGATCTGGCCAAGGATTATGACGTTTTAAAAAATTGGCTGGCTGAACATCGTCCTGATGCGATCGTGCACTTTGCCGAGCAACGCGCTGCGCCTTATTCCATGAAATCGGACAGGCATAAGAATTATACCGTTAATAACAATGTTAGCGGAACTCATAATCTGCTTAACGCAATGGTAGAAATTGGGCTTGATGCGCATTTGGTGCATTTGGGAACAATGGGCGTTTACGGGTACTCCACTGTGGGTGCGGCAATTCCAGAAGGGTATTTGCCTGTTGGCATTGAAACTATGGATGGAGAAACGGTCAAGCAGGATATTTTATATCCAGCCAATCCAGGTTCGATATACCATATGACAAAGTGCCTTGATCAATTGCTGTTTCAATTCTACGCAAAAAATGATCAGGTTCGTATCACTGATTTGCACCAAGGCATCGTCTGGGGCACGCACACCGAGCAAACGCGCGTTCACCCGCAGCTGATCAACAGGTTTGATTATGATGGTGATTACGGCACAGTTCTCAACCGCTTTTTGATCCAGGCAGCGATTGATTTTCCTTTGACTGTTCATGGTACAGGCGGGCAAACACGTGCATTTATTCACATTCAAGATTCGGTTCGCTGTATTGAACTTGCGTTGAATGAGACACCAAAAGCCGGTGATCCAGTTCGGATATTCAACCAAATGACGGAAACGCATAGAGTGCGTGATCTTGCTGAAATGATTGCTAACCTTACGGGCGCAAAAATTGCTTACCTGCCAAATCCAAGAAAAGAAGCTGTTGAAAATGAGCTCGTTGTTAAAAACGATCAGTTCCTCGCTTTGGGGTTAGACCCTATCACCTTGGAAAACGGCTTGCTGGATGAGGTTATGGAAGTGGCCAAAAAGTTTGCTTATCGTGTGGACCGCAGCCGCATACCGGCAGTATCAGCATGGACCAAGGACATTTCAAAAACTGTGGAAGCTGACCCTGAAAAACTGGGCCTAAAAATTGTCTCCTAA
- a CDS encoding pseudouridine synthase: MRELPPRHAPLKLSASRPIKPLLDYNPPQAPLDIIYGDDDILVLNKPEGLLTVEGKHEDHKDCLEARAVADFPTARIVHRLDMHTSGLIVLALHAGALRHLSRQFELRRTEKSYEALVWGTMIYNEGIIDYPLRCDWDKRPLQMVDWEQGKPCETYYKLIDWKDGVSRVLLCPKTGRSHQLRVHMLALGHPILGDEFYADGEALAASPRLCLHAKKLTVEHPITGAMMTFESAVEF, translated from the coding sequence ATGAGGGAACTTCCACCACGGCATGCGCCATTGAAATTGTCTGCTTCAAGGCCTATTAAACCGCTATTAGATTACAACCCACCGCAGGCTCCACTCGACATTATCTATGGCGATGATGATATTTTGGTTCTCAATAAGCCCGAGGGCCTTTTAACGGTGGAAGGCAAGCATGAAGACCATAAGGACTGTCTTGAGGCACGAGCCGTTGCAGATTTCCCAACCGCACGCATCGTTCACCGTCTGGATATGCACACATCTGGCCTTATTGTTTTGGCGCTGCACGCTGGTGCGCTACGACATCTAAGCCGCCAGTTCGAACTTCGCAGAACGGAAAAGAGTTATGAGGCGCTGGTTTGGGGTACGATGATCTATAATGAGGGCATTATTGATTACCCTTTACGATGTGATTGGGATAAACGCCCGTTGCAAATGGTGGACTGGGAGCAAGGCAAACCCTGCGAAACATATTATAAATTGATCGATTGGAAAGACGGCGTCAGCCGTGTGCTATTGTGCCCCAAAACCGGGCGCTCTCACCAATTGCGCGTACACATGCTCGCCCTCGGACACCCTATATTAGGCGATGAGTTCTACGCCGATGGCGAAGCTCTCGCTGCATCGCCTAGACTCTGCCTGCACGCAAAAAAACTGACAGTCGAGCACCCGATCACCGGCGCGATGATGACATTTGAGAGTGCAGTTGAGTTTTAA
- a CDS encoding dihydrodipicolinate synthase family protein codes for MSLFNGLSAFPITPANEAGMVDTNALKGLLERLVHARVQSIGLLGSTGTYAFLSRSERKRAVEAAVTQVAGRTPLIVGVAALRTSEAIRLAKDAKETGADALLMAPMSYTPLMDEEVYQHYLAVAAATDLPLCIYNNPGTTNFKFSYKLIERLAKIETIQAIKMPLPADGDFKLELATLRENVPRDFSIGYSGDWGCPRAMLAGADSWYSVVAGILPEATLNLADIAASGNEKKIAEIEAIFKPLWVLFQEFGSLRVTYTIANLLLLTDAKPPLPILPLGKTEQDHIAAALEAFNVL; via the coding sequence ATGTCATTATTTAACGGTCTATCAGCTTTTCCAATAACCCCTGCAAATGAAGCTGGCATGGTCGATACAAACGCGCTTAAGGGCTTGCTTGAAAGATTAGTCCACGCGCGCGTGCAATCTATTGGCTTACTGGGCAGCACAGGCACGTATGCATTTTTATCTCGCAGCGAACGCAAAAGAGCGGTCGAAGCTGCCGTCACACAAGTTGCGGGCCGCACACCGCTGATTGTAGGTGTTGCTGCCCTGCGCACGAGCGAGGCAATACGCCTGGCAAAAGACGCAAAAGAGACAGGTGCGGATGCATTATTGATGGCGCCTATGTCCTACACCCCCTTAATGGATGAGGAGGTTTATCAGCATTATCTAGCTGTTGCAGCGGCAACTGATCTGCCACTTTGTATTTATAACAATCCAGGCACAACGAATTTCAAATTTTCATACAAACTGATTGAGCGTTTGGCGAAAATTGAAACGATACAGGCCATTAAAATGCCGCTACCGGCGGATGGCGATTTTAAACTTGAGCTCGCTACCCTGCGCGAGAATGTGCCACGTGATTTTTCCATTGGTTACAGTGGAGATTGGGGTTGCCCAAGAGCTATGCTGGCTGGAGCCGACAGCTGGTACAGCGTTGTTGCCGGAATTTTACCTGAAGCAACGCTCAATCTTGCAGACATAGCAGCATCCGGCAATGAGAAAAAAATAGCCGAAATTGAAGCCATCTTTAAGCCGCTTTGGGTTCTGTTCCAAGAGTTTGGTAGCTTGAGAGTGACATATACAATCGCAAATTTGCTGTTATTGACTGATGCAAAACCACCTTTGCCAATCCTACCGCTTGGCAAAACTGAACAAGACCATATTGCAGCTGCGCTGGAAGCTTTCAATGTGCTCTGA
- a CDS encoding TetR/AcrR family transcriptional regulator: MQERNLRKSNKQRTEETRARLMKAARALFVEKGYAETSTPEIVKTAEVTRGALYHHFEDKLSLFRAVYTTEAKAVSEEIDAVTSRDMKPIDAMIIGANAYFDAMQKDGRARLLLIDGPAALSIAEIREIDKETGGESLRQGLEYLKETHDLDIDPASVADLLSSMFDRAALAIQIGEDSASYRAMMEKVMRNLLD; encoded by the coding sequence ATGCAAGAGAGAAATTTACGAAAATCGAATAAACAGCGCACAGAGGAAACTCGGGCCAGATTAATGAAAGCCGCGCGAGCGCTTTTTGTTGAGAAAGGCTATGCTGAGACCAGCACACCGGAGATTGTAAAAACTGCTGAAGTCACGCGTGGGGCGCTATATCACCATTTTGAGGACAAATTATCTCTGTTTCGCGCTGTATATACAACAGAGGCAAAGGCTGTATCAGAAGAGATTGATGCAGTAACATCACGAGATATGAAGCCGATAGATGCTATGATTATAGGTGCAAATGCCTATTTTGATGCCATGCAAAAAGATGGTCGCGCAAGACTATTGCTCATTGATGGACCAGCGGCACTGAGCATTGCTGAAATTCGCGAAATAGATAAAGAAACAGGCGGTGAAAGCCTGCGACAGGGCCTCGAATATCTTAAAGAAACACATGATCTCGATATAGACCCCGCATCAGTTGCTGATCTTTTGTCGTCGATGTTTGATCGTGCTGCTCTTGCGATCCAAATTGGCGAAGATAGCGCCTCATACCGCGCAATGATGGAAAAAGTTATGCGAAACCTGCTGGATTAA
- the mgrA gene encoding L-glyceraldehyde 3-phosphate reductase, with product MTYVPAANRYESMKYNYCGNSGLKLPAISLGLWHNFGGDTPHDTKVGICRKAFDLGITHFDLANNYGPPAGSAEEAFGEILHTDFAGYRDELIISSKAGYEMWDGPYGEWGSRKYLIASCDASLRRMGLDYVDIFYSHRFDPNTPLEETMGALDQIVKSGKALYAGISSYNSERTRQAVAILEDLGTPMLIHQPSYNMLNRWVETDGLKDTLKELGVGSIAFTPLAQGMLTNKYLNGIPEGSRATQGKSLLDGFINERSLNSIKKLNEIAEGRGQTLAQMAIAWVLREGGITTALIGASKASQVEDCVGAINNLEFTADELKLIDEHSGGEDINLWAKSSAG from the coding sequence ATGACATATGTACCTGCAGCTAATCGCTATGAAAGCATGAAATATAATTATTGTGGTAATTCCGGGCTTAAACTGCCTGCTATTTCGCTTGGTCTCTGGCATAATTTTGGCGGTGATACGCCTCATGATACGAAGGTTGGTATCTGCCGAAAAGCATTTGATCTTGGTATTACCCATTTTGATCTTGCCAACAATTATGGCCCGCCTGCGGGGTCTGCCGAAGAAGCCTTTGGTGAAATTTTGCACACTGATTTTGCGGGCTACCGTGATGAACTTATCATCTCGTCAAAGGCTGGCTATGAGATGTGGGATGGTCCTTATGGCGAATGGGGCAGCCGCAAATATCTGATCGCATCATGTGATGCCAGCCTGCGCCGCATGGGTCTTGACTATGTCGATATTTTCTACTCCCATCGCTTTGACCCGAACACCCCGCTTGAAGAAACCATGGGCGCGCTCGACCAGATCGTAAAATCCGGCAAAGCGCTTTATGCCGGCATTTCGTCCTATAATTCAGAGCGCACACGTCAGGCAGTTGCAATTCTTGAAGACCTTGGCACGCCAATGCTCATCCACCAACCGAGCTACAATATGCTTAATCGCTGGGTAGAAACCGACGGCTTGAAAGATACGCTCAAAGAACTTGGTGTTGGTTCCATTGCATTTACACCCCTTGCCCAAGGTATGCTGACCAACAAATACCTCAATGGAATTCCGGAGGGTTCACGGGCGACACAAGGCAAATCACTGCTGGATGGCTTTATCAACGAGCGCTCGCTCAATAGCATCAAGAAGCTAAATGAAATTGCAGAGGGTCGCGGCCAAACTCTGGCTCAAATGGCCATTGCATGGGTCTTGCGCGAAGGTGGCATTACCACAGCACTTATTGGCGCATCAAAAGCCAGCCAGGTTGAAGACTGTGTTGGCGCGATTAATAATCTCGAATTTACCGCTGATGAATTAAAACTTATTGATGAACATTCGGGCGGCGAAGACATCAACCTTTGGGCCAAGTCTTCGGCTGGTTAG